Proteins from one Desmodus rotundus isolate HL8 chromosome 9, HLdesRot8A.1, whole genome shotgun sequence genomic window:
- the TNFSF14 gene encoding tumor necrosis factor ligand superfamily member 14, with amino-acid sequence MEETVVRPSVFVVDGQTDIPFTRLGPSRRRKTCSAARLGLALLLLLLVAGMAVQGWFLLQLHQRLGQMVTPLPEKDEWSREQLIPERRSHQSSPVAHLTGANSSLTGSGGPLLWETKLGLAFLRNLRYRDGALVIARAGYYYIYSKVQLGGVGCPQGLYGGLPITHGLYKRTPRYPEELELLVSRRSPCGLGTSPRSWWDSSFLGGVVHLDAGEEVVVRVPDERLVRLRDGTRCYFGAFMV; translated from the exons ATGGAGGAGACAGTGGTGCGGCCTTCGGTGTTCGTGGTGGATGGACAGACGGACATCCCATTCACGAGGCTGGGGCCCAGCCGCCGGAGAAAAACCTGCAGTGCTGCCCGGCTGGGTCTGgcactcctgctgctgctgctggtggccgGGATGGCCgtgcagggctggtttcttctgcAGCTGCACCAGCGCCTGGGGCAAATGGTCACCCCACTGCCG GAGAAAGACGAGTGGTCCCGGGAGCAGCTGATCCCAG AGCGGAGGTCCCACCAGTCCAGCCCGGTAGCACATCTCACAG gggccaACTCCAGCTTGACCGGCAGTGGGGGCCCGCTGCTATGGGAGACAAAGCTGGGCCTGGCCTTCCTGAGGAACCTCCGCTACCGTGATGGCGCCCTGGTGATCGCCCGAGCTGGCTACTATTACATCTACTCCAAGGTGCAGCTAGGCGGTGTGGGCTGCCCTCAGGGTCTGTATGGTGGCCTGCCCATCACTCATGGCCTCTACAAGCGCACGCCTCGCTATCCTGAGGAGCTGGAGCTGCTGGTCAGTCGGCGGTCGCCCTGTGGGCTAGGGACCAGCCCCCGCAGCTGGTGGGACAGCAGCTTCCTGGGTGGCGTGGTGCACCTGGACGCTGGGGAAGAGGTGGTCGTCCGGGTGCCAGATGAGCGCCTGGTCCGGCTCCGTGATGGCACCCGGTGCTACTTCGGGGCGTTCATGGTGTGA